One window from the genome of Candidatus Liberimonas magnetica encodes:
- a CDS encoding glycosyltransferase family 39 protein, which yields MIKNKYLLALAGCICLGYAAHFWFLQHGHVDFITDWSISSVSAFSYVRILSSFDLHIDRFPSFYQPLQTMIASNLLYLTGSYSWLVFILNSSYLILLILSTYLIAKEIGSSLSGYCSVLLVLLYPNIFFAYNMYNLDLPLAAVVTLIMCCLLKSQFFENPYWSFAFSVSLIWGLLIKDPAGAFIIGPVIIAVIIAVARSLTLQNFSIILNLMFSGFIITPVFYRFYLQNKFVTRVSIPGIMSGGAAGPLDTAQLFGCQLTPVFLVLFLTGLAIIYYRRTAFRWQLLLWIIIPHMIVSLMPHWKSVRQVLPSYPAFAVISSFSVVWLIEKIKHQRGRIAFMIIFVMLGILQLFDLTYTKKLLSIKLGGFQYFSVDFNSILKPEKRKENELSILSVFKVIKPLGLHSAGIIYENDRGYSDIYLLISKYMSLNGINCWLHGPEILNDSYENQLHDTSLLLFAFPSLPPVATTANEIRSFDNMVNRYFDKNFSSRINDNEIAAKKKKWESFIKGFEPLHPFKVYGRDLYIYGLRKT from the coding sequence ATGATTAAAAATAAATACCTGCTAGCTCTTGCCGGATGTATTTGTCTGGGATATGCCGCCCATTTCTGGTTCTTGCAGCATGGGCATGTCGATTTTATAACTGATTGGAGTATTTCCAGCGTCTCTGCATTTAGTTATGTAAGAATTCTTTCTTCTTTTGACCTGCATATAGATAGATTCCCAAGTTTTTATCAGCCGCTGCAAACGATGATCGCATCGAACCTTTTATACTTGACAGGTAGTTACTCGTGGCTTGTTTTTATTTTAAACAGTAGTTATCTTATCTTGCTGATACTTTCGACCTATTTGATCGCTAAAGAAATCGGTTCCTCTTTGTCAGGATATTGTTCCGTACTTCTTGTTTTACTGTATCCGAATATATTTTTTGCATACAATATGTATAATCTGGACCTTCCTTTGGCTGCTGTTGTTACATTGATAATGTGCTGTCTTTTAAAATCGCAATTTTTTGAAAACCCTTACTGGAGTTTTGCATTTTCTGTGTCACTTATATGGGGTTTGCTGATTAAAGACCCTGCCGGAGCGTTTATAATAGGGCCGGTCATTATTGCTGTCATCATCGCAGTTGCAAGGAGCCTTACTTTGCAGAATTTTAGTATAATCTTAAATCTAATGTTTTCCGGTTTTATAATAACTCCTGTTTTTTACAGGTTTTATCTGCAAAATAAATTTGTTACCCGGGTATCTATTCCTGGGATTATGAGTGGAGGGGCTGCAGGCCCGTTAGATACGGCGCAGTTATTTGGGTGCCAGTTAACGCCGGTTTTCCTTGTACTGTTTTTGACAGGCCTGGCTATAATTTATTACCGCAGGACAGCCTTTAGGTGGCAGCTTTTATTGTGGATAATAATACCCCATATGATAGTTTCACTAATGCCCCATTGGAAATCTGTCAGGCAAGTCCTGCCATCCTATCCGGCTTTTGCCGTTATTAGCTCATTTTCCGTTGTCTGGCTGATCGAAAAAATAAAACATCAACGAGGGCGGATAGCTTTTATGATAATTTTTGTTATGCTAGGTATTCTGCAGTTGTTTGACCTGACATATACTAAAAAATTATTATCTATCAAACTGGGAGGATTTCAGTATTTCAGTGTGGATTTCAACTCGATTTTGAAGCCTGAAAAAAGAAAAGAAAACGAACTAAGCATACTTTCCGTATTTAAGGTAATTAAACCACTGGGACTGCATTCGGCCGGTATAATATATGAAAACGATAGGGGGTATAGCGATATTTACCTTTTAATCTCAAAATATATGTCTTTAAACGGGATCAACTGCTGGTTGCATGGGCCGGAGATACTCAATGACAGTTATGAAAATCAATTGCATGATACGTCATTGCTTCTCTTCGCCTTCCCAAGCTTGCCGCCAGTAGCTACTACTGCCAATGAAATCCGGTCATTCGACAATATGGTGAATCGTTATTTTGATAAGAATTTTTCTAGCCGCATTAATGATAATGAGATTGCGGCTAAAAAGAAAAAGTGGGAGAGTTTTATAAAAGGCTTCGAACCTTTGCATCCATTCAAGGTTTACGGACGTGATTTATATATATATGGGTTAAGAAAAACTTAG
- the nadC gene encoding carboxylating nicotinate-nucleotide diphosphorylase, giving the protein MESIDELIGHALEEDNARKDITVRSLVLKNIKAKAEILCKERGIVCGVEILKGIFKKLDKNIVIKTLVKDGNKVKKGERIAVISGSASALLSGERTALNFIQHLSGIATLTRKFVDKIKGKGRGKGKIKIYDTRKTTPGLRELEKYAVRCGGGINHRFDLNEMAMIKDNHLKLFPDIKAAVKKIRKKYPNDGIEVECSKLNQVKEAAVTGVDVIMLDNMPLDDMRKGISMIRKYNRKIQIEVSGRVNLTNIKRFGKLDIDRISVGVITHSAPSLDISLEIL; this is encoded by the coding sequence ATGGAAAGCATTGATGAATTGATAGGTCATGCATTAGAGGAAGACAATGCGCGGAAGGATATTACCGTCCGGTCGCTTGTTTTAAAAAACATAAAAGCGAAAGCTGAAATCCTGTGCAAAGAAAGAGGTATTGTCTGCGGCGTAGAAATCCTTAAGGGTATTTTTAAGAAGCTTGATAAAAATATTGTTATAAAAACTCTTGTAAAAGACGGCAATAAAGTAAAAAAAGGGGAAAGAATAGCAGTTATTTCCGGTTCTGCCTCCGCCCTGCTTTCCGGAGAACGGACAGCGCTTAACTTCATTCAGCATCTTTCCGGCATAGCCACTCTTACTAGAAAGTTCGTAGATAAGATTAAGGGTAAAGGTAGAGGTAAAGGAAAAATCAAAATCTATGATACGAGAAAGACCACGCCGGGTTTAAGAGAGCTTGAGAAATATGCGGTTCGCTGTGGCGGAGGGATAAACCACAGGTTTGACCTCAATGAAATGGCAATGATAAAGGACAACCACCTTAAACTTTTTCCTGATATCAAAGCTGCTGTTAAAAAAATAAGAAAAAAATATCCAAATGACGGGATTGAAGTTGAGTGTTCTAAGCTAAACCAGGTAAAAGAAGCCGCGGTAACAGGTGTAGATGTGATTATGCTTGATAATATGCCTCTTGACGATATGCGAAAAGGGATTTCTATGATAAGAAAATATAATAGAAAGATACAAATTGAGGTTTCAGGCAGAGTAAATTTGACCAATATCAAAAGATTTGGGAAACTTGACATTGACCGCATTTCGGTAGGGGTTATCACGCATTCTGCTCCTTCCTTGGATATCAGTTTGGAAATTTTATGA
- a CDS encoding biotin--[acetyl-CoA-carboxylase] ligase, whose protein sequence is MSILDILSSAKYVSGQKIAKELGLSRAAVHKQVLKLKNLGYEIKSKKNLGYFLVSKPGLLTAEEIKHLLPRDFKFCKTIIYRNEVSSTQLVAKKLAEQGMDEGTLVICEKQTSAYGRLQRHWSAPDGGVWFSLILKPRLLPEKVPQITLAMSISIARVLENSLGIKPFIKWPNDIVVNDKKICGIITEMSSEVGNVNWVVAGVGLNANNVTPKNLKNIAVSLKGILQKEVNRSELLADILINYLEAYEILCAKGFLSLKDEYNKYAYLTGKAVKVKTPNAIISGIALKVDQEGYLMVKTSNGVFKVLSGDATVLK, encoded by the coding sequence ATGAGTATTCTAGATATTCTCTCTTCAGCCAAATATGTTTCGGGACAAAAAATAGCGAAAGAGCTCGGCCTATCGAGGGCGGCTGTCCATAAACAGGTGCTCAAACTTAAGAACCTTGGGTATGAAATAAAAAGCAAGAAAAATCTGGGCTATTTTCTTGTTTCAAAACCGGGCCTATTAACAGCTGAAGAGATAAAACATTTACTTCCCAGGGATTTTAAATTCTGTAAAACGATCATTTATAGAAACGAGGTGTCTTCAACACAACTTGTGGCAAAGAAGCTTGCGGAACAAGGTATGGATGAGGGAACCCTTGTTATCTGTGAGAAACAGACTAGTGCTTACGGCAGACTTCAAAGGCATTGGTCTGCGCCTGATGGGGGGGTATGGTTCTCGCTTATTTTAAAACCCAGGCTATTGCCTGAAAAGGTTCCGCAGATAACCCTGGCAATGTCAATTTCTATAGCCAGGGTCTTAGAGAACTCTTTAGGTATAAAGCCTTTCATAAAATGGCCCAATGATATTGTGGTCAATGACAAAAAAATATGCGGTATTATAACCGAGATGTCCTCTGAAGTCGGCAATGTCAATTGGGTAGTGGCCGGGGTGGGATTGAATGCTAATAATGTGACACCTAAAAATTTAAAAAATATCGCTGTTTCTCTAAAAGGAATTTTGCAAAAAGAAGTAAATCGTTCGGAGTTATTGGCCGATATCCTGATAAATTATTTAGAAGCATATGAAATTTTATGTGCAAAAGGTTTTTTGTCTCTTAAAGATGAATATAACAAATATGCTTACCTAACCGGAAAGGCCGTAAAAGTAAAAACGCCGAATGCTATAATTTCCGGTATAGCCCTAAAGGTTGACCAGGAAGGTTATTTAATGGTTAAGACGTCAAATGGGGTTTTTAAAGTCCTCTCGGGCGATGCAACAGTATTAAAATGA
- a CDS encoding nitroreductase family protein: MDAKDLLKIIKERRSVRKYLPGAVPQADIEKLIEAATWAPSGGNLQNWHFVIVRSKTIKDELLKAINIKVEKLSEKINSPSAKKEYMAYSNYYTFFVQAPVTIAVVKKPYDSLSRRILERYGIAYVSSADVQGPSAAIQNILLMAHALGYATCWMTGPLIARKEIEEVLGIKEPDELMALIPVGKQGQSHTAPKRKNVVEVISYK, encoded by the coding sequence ATGGATGCAAAGGATCTATTAAAAATAATAAAAGAACGCAGGAGCGTTAGAAAATACCTGCCCGGCGCTGTGCCGCAGGCAGATATAGAAAAGCTTATCGAAGCTGCCACCTGGGCGCCCAGCGGAGGCAATTTGCAGAACTGGCATTTTGTTATTGTCCGCTCAAAGACTATTAAAGATGAGCTTTTAAAAGCCATAAATATTAAAGTCGAAAAGCTTTCTGAAAAGATAAATTCCCCGAGCGCTAAAAAAGAATATATGGCTTACAGCAATTACTATACTTTCTTTGTTCAGGCGCCGGTAACTATAGCTGTGGTCAAAAAACCCTATGATTCTCTTTCAAGAAGGATACTTGAAAGGTACGGGATAGCGTACGTAAGTTCAGCCGATGTACAGGGGCCTTCTGCAGCGATACAGAATATACTTTTGATGGCTCATGCCCTTGGCTACGCTACATGCTGGATGACCGGGCCCTTGATCGCAAGAAAAGAAATAGAAGAAGTTCTTGGCATAAAAGAACCCGATGAGCTTATGGCATTGATACCTGTGGGAAAACAGGGGCAAAGCCATACGGCACCAAAAAGAAAAAACGTGGTTGAAGTAATAAGTTATAAGTAA
- a CDS encoding DUF3108 domain-containing protein: MFKRSVTAFLIMVFLMPPIFAAEHKARKTNKFIWRQQTNDVFKVGEQLEFNIRWKFIVVGYATMSVKNIEKVQGRNCYHIVTEARTAAFFDNFFKVRDVNESWIDTKSFCSLKFRQQLSEGKYKNKETLVFDQAKQKYSVLETKKTGDIPLWVQDVLSSLYYLRSQRLSEGNTFNIDANSGGKSWPLTVKVLRKEKVNVPAGSFECFVVEPNIREGAGVFQAKGSLNVWLTDDNKKTPVKMRSKIAIGSINADLKTKRE; the protein is encoded by the coding sequence ATGTTTAAAAGGTCTGTGACAGCATTTTTGATAATGGTTTTTCTGATGCCTCCTATTTTTGCGGCAGAGCACAAGGCCCGCAAAACAAATAAATTTATATGGAGACAACAGACGAACGACGTGTTTAAAGTCGGAGAACAGCTTGAATTCAATATAAGATGGAAATTCATAGTTGTCGGATATGCCACCATGTCCGTTAAAAATATAGAAAAAGTCCAGGGAAGAAATTGCTATCATATTGTGACCGAAGCAAGGACAGCCGCTTTCTTTGACAATTTTTTTAAGGTGAGGGATGTCAACGAATCATGGATCGATACAAAGAGTTTTTGTTCCCTTAAATTCCGCCAGCAGTTATCCGAAGGAAAGTATAAAAACAAGGAGACTCTTGTTTTTGACCAGGCAAAGCAGAAATATAGTGTCCTGGAAACAAAGAAAACAGGAGATATCCCGCTCTGGGTACAGGATGTGTTGTCAAGCCTTTATTATCTGAGGTCCCAAAGACTTTCAGAAGGGAATACTTTTAATATTGATGCTAATTCCGGCGGGAAATCCTGGCCCCTGACTGTTAAAGTCCTAAGAAAAGAAAAAGTGAACGTGCCTGCGGGCAGTTTTGAATGTTTTGTCGTTGAGCCGAACATAAGAGAGGGCGCCGGAGTATTCCAGGCCAAGGGAAGCCTCAATGTCTGGCTGACGGATGATAACAAGAAAACACCTGTAAAGATGAGATCTAAAATAGCTATAGGCTCAATCAATGCAGACTTAAAAACAAAAAGAGAGTAG
- a CDS encoding lactate utilization protein — MDENIKWHNLIVLNEVAKKLEKNNFKVIVAEGAETARKKVLEIIDAKESVGIGGSMTIEELNIIEELRKRGQNIIRHTPGMPLDESLDIRRKALTSDVYVASPNAITKDGTLMLCDGVGNRVSAMIFGPKKVIAVAGINKIVSDESAGWCRIDEIAAPSNAKRLNLNNPCVAKGKCVECDLPSRICNIGVVLWKKPKQTEYYVVLVNENLGY, encoded by the coding sequence ATGGATGAAAACATAAAATGGCATAATTTGATAGTTTTGAACGAAGTCGCAAAAAAACTTGAAAAAAACAATTTTAAGGTCATTGTTGCAGAAGGTGCGGAAACGGCCAGAAAAAAGGTCTTGGAGATCATTGATGCCAAAGAATCGGTGGGTATAGGCGGATCAATGACTATAGAGGAATTGAATATAATTGAAGAACTGAGAAAGAGAGGGCAAAACATAATTCGGCATACCCCCGGTATGCCTCTTGATGAAAGCCTAGACATAAGAAGGAAAGCTCTGACCAGTGATGTTTATGTGGCGAGCCCGAATGCTATCACCAAGGACGGCACCCTGATGCTTTGTGACGGTGTCGGTAACCGGGTTTCTGCAATGATATTTGGCCCAAAAAAGGTTATTGCGGTAGCGGGTATTAACAAGATAGTCTCTGATGAAAGCGCAGGCTGGTGCAGGATAGATGAAATTGCAGCTCCTTCAAATGCTAAAAGGCTTAATTTAAATAATCCGTGTGTCGCAAAAGGAAAATGTGTTGAATGTGATTTGCCAAGCAGGATATGCAATATAGGCGTGGTTTTATGGAAAAAACCAAAACAAACTGAATATTACGTAGTGCTTGTGAATGAGAATTTAGGCTATTAA
- a CDS encoding DUF1646 domain-containing protein — MLEISLFSVLLLVLIIPLTLKKVEENLEIFLFIMGILAVTCAHIWGGKQVWSKELIQESLIEPIMITIAVIAAGIIIELFRDDITDSIVRFERRIGSKLFCFVLVTALGLMSSIITAIMASIILVEVVNCLRLNKDYETKLVVLGCFSIGLGAALTPIGEPLSTICIGKLKGEPYNAGFFFLLEILSVYILPGILALGILGAIIEPSVKGIARDTLSEDKKSSFKDVFVYAGKVYIFIMGLVYLGRGFKPIIDTYIIKLPSAALYWINSISAILDNATLTAAEISPLMSLAQIKYLLMGLLIAGGMLIPGNVPNIICAGRLKVSSKQWAKIGVPVGLVLMIIYFIIFSLIEHIFIT; from the coding sequence ATGCTGGAAATTAGCCTGTTTTCTGTTTTGCTCCTAGTTCTTATAATACCGTTGACTTTAAAAAAGGTTGAAGAGAACCTTGAAATATTTTTATTTATAATGGGGATACTTGCCGTTACCTGTGCCCATATCTGGGGCGGCAAACAGGTCTGGTCAAAAGAGCTTATACAAGAATCTTTAATAGAACCTATAATGATCACTATTGCTGTCATAGCGGCCGGTATAATTATAGAATTATTCAGGGACGATATAACTGACAGTATCGTCAGATTTGAACGCAGGATCGGTTCAAAACTGTTTTGTTTTGTTCTGGTAACGGCCTTGGGGCTAATGTCAAGCATTATTACTGCCATTATGGCTTCGATAATCCTTGTCGAAGTAGTGAATTGTTTAAGATTAAATAAAGATTATGAAACGAAGCTTGTCGTATTAGGCTGTTTTTCGATCGGGCTGGGTGCAGCACTCACTCCTATAGGCGAACCCCTGTCAACTATCTGTATCGGAAAGCTTAAAGGCGAACCGTATAACGCTGGTTTTTTTTTCCTTTTAGAGATACTCAGTGTATATATTCTTCCTGGAATTCTGGCCCTGGGTATCTTAGGCGCTATTATAGAACCATCGGTTAAAGGAATTGCAAGAGACACTCTTTCTGAGGATAAAAAAAGCAGCTTTAAAGATGTTTTTGTTTATGCGGGAAAAGTCTACATATTTATAATGGGACTGGTTTATCTTGGCAGAGGATTTAAACCTATTATAGACACATACATAATAAAACTGCCAAGCGCTGCGCTTTACTGGATAAACAGTATTTCAGCGATATTGGACAACGCTACTTTAACAGCTGCTGAAATAAGCCCTTTAATGAGCTTGGCGCAGATAAAATATCTGTTGATGGGTCTTCTGATAGCCGGCGGTATGCTTATACCGGGGAATGTACCTAACATAATCTGTGCCGGAAGGCTTAAAGTCAGTTCCAAACAATGGGCAAAAATCGGAGTCCCTGTCGGCCTTGTCCTGATGATAATTTATTTCATCATTTTTTCGTTAATAGAACACATTTTCATTACTTAA
- the rsxC gene encoding electron transport complex subunit RsxC, giving the protein MKKAFKFYGGVYPPENKITAEKSIEVMPVPDKVALPLIQHTGIKCKALVSRGDTVLLGEEIAEAQGHITAPVHASVSGKVSDITAYLHPYLGVPVEAIVIESDGKDEKVKPKRVYDAYFRCAQKELISAIKDAGITGLGGAAFPTHVKLSPPKDSEIDFLIINGCECEPYITSDDRLMQEHSKEVVEGAKIMMYILGAVKCIIAIEDNKPLAIEIIKNIVFNEPNIDLAVLKAHYPQGSEKQLIKALTGRVVPSNKLPFNSGVIVNNVATAYAVSRAIKEGETLTSRIITVSGKGINNPKNLKVRLGTLLSDIADYCGGLTDDLAQIVMGGPMVGISMPSLNIPVIKGTTGILFFSKKEAIKREYSDCFRCGRCVRVCPMELFPNQLSVFIENNYIEESKQFYPMECIECGCCSYVCPANRPIVQQIRFIKYKICQEQKTEK; this is encoded by the coding sequence ATGAAAAAAGCATTCAAATTTTACGGTGGGGTTTACCCTCCTGAAAATAAAATAACTGCCGAAAAATCCATAGAAGTCATGCCTGTTCCTGATAAAGTGGCATTGCCGCTTATCCAGCATACCGGGATAAAATGTAAAGCTCTTGTTTCAAGAGGCGATACAGTGCTTCTGGGGGAGGAGATAGCCGAAGCTCAAGGGCATATTACAGCTCCCGTACATGCTTCTGTTTCAGGGAAAGTCAGTGATATTACGGCTTACCTGCATCCGTACCTGGGTGTACCGGTAGAGGCCATAGTAATAGAATCAGACGGAAAAGATGAAAAGGTAAAACCTAAAAGAGTTTATGACGCTTATTTCCGCTGTGCGCAGAAAGAGCTTATAAGTGCCATAAAGGATGCGGGGATAACAGGGCTTGGAGGTGCGGCATTCCCTACCCATGTAAAGCTTTCTCCTCCAAAAGACTCTGAAATAGATTTCCTCATAATAAACGGCTGCGAATGCGAGCCCTATATTACCTCTGATGACAGGCTTATGCAGGAGCATTCGAAAGAAGTAGTAGAAGGCGCAAAGATAATGATGTATATACTCGGTGCGGTAAAATGCATCATAGCTATAGAAGACAACAAACCGCTTGCCATAGAAATAATAAAAAATATAGTTTTCAACGAGCCGAACATAGACCTGGCTGTGCTTAAGGCTCATTACCCTCAAGGCTCAGAAAAACAGCTTATAAAAGCTCTGACCGGCAGGGTAGTACCTTCTAATAAGCTGCCATTTAATAGCGGTGTTATAGTTAATAATGTGGCTACCGCGTATGCGGTAAGCCGTGCTATAAAGGAAGGGGAAACTTTAACTTCAAGGATAATAACGGTAAGCGGTAAGGGAATCAATAATCCTAAAAACCTGAAAGTGAGGCTCGGTACTCTTTTAAGCGATATTGCCGATTATTGCGGAGGGCTTACTGATGATCTGGCGCAGATAGTGATGGGCGGGCCGATGGTGGGGATCAGCATGCCCTCGCTTAATATTCCGGTTATAAAAGGAACCACCGGTATTTTGTTCTTTTCAAAGAAAGAGGCTATAAAAAGGGAATATTCCGATTGTTTCCGCTGCGGAAGGTGCGTCAGGGTATGCCCCATGGAACTTTTCCCGAACCAGCTGAGCGTTTTTATTGAAAATAATTATATTGAAGAGTCAAAACAGTTCTACCCAATGGAATGCATCGAGTGCGGGTGCTGCAGTTATGTGTGCCCTGCCAACAGGCCTATCGTTCAGCAGATAAGGTTTATAAAATATAAGATTTGCCAGGAGCAAAAAACGGAAAAATAA
- a CDS encoding RnfABCDGE type electron transport complex subunit D, whose product MAKKTFDFSKLIIANSPHMHDRISISKVMLEVIIALVPAITASVYFFRLDAVTVISVSVITCLSAEYLWQKLFKLKVRINDLSAAVTGILFALTLPPSVPWWMVMIGALISILLAKNVFGGLGHNPFNPALVGRAFLQISWPHEMSSWKPVFDAVTTATSVEGVSTATPLAINKFHLHYSLPSYFDFLIGNHAGSIGETSIVALVIGGAFLLYRKHIFAVIPLTYITTVALGAFVFKQGPLFHIFSGGLMLGAIFMATDPVTSPLSGAGRFIFAIGCGVLTILIRLKGGFPECVCFSILIMNMFTPLIDRYTIPKPFGVK is encoded by the coding sequence ATGGCTAAAAAAACTTTTGATTTTTCAAAACTGATAATTGCGAATTCTCCCCATATGCATGATAGAATAAGCATATCAAAGGTCATGCTTGAAGTTATAATCGCTCTTGTCCCTGCCATAACGGCATCGGTTTATTTTTTCAGGCTTGATGCCGTGACAGTTATTTCTGTGTCGGTAATAACTTGTTTGTCTGCGGAATATCTGTGGCAGAAGCTCTTTAAGCTCAAAGTAAGGATAAATGACCTGAGTGCTGCCGTAACAGGGATACTTTTTGCCCTTACCCTTCCGCCGTCTGTCCCCTGGTGGATGGTCATGATAGGAGCTTTGATATCGATACTCCTTGCCAAGAACGTTTTCGGAGGCCTCGGGCATAACCCTTTTAACCCGGCATTAGTAGGAAGAGCGTTCCTCCAGATTTCCTGGCCGCATGAGATGTCGTCATGGAAGCCGGTCTTTGATGCAGTGACAACAGCTACATCCGTAGAAGGGGTTTCAACAGCAACGCCCCTTGCTATAAATAAGTTTCATCTGCATTACAGTCTCCCATCGTATTTTGATTTTCTTATAGGCAACCATGCAGGGTCTATAGGAGAGACATCAATCGTAGCTCTTGTTATCGGGGGAGCCTTTCTGTTATACAGAAAACATATATTTGCCGTTATACCCTTAACTTACATCACCACTGTTGCACTTGGGGCATTTGTATTTAAACAAGGCCCGCTTTTTCATATTTTCAGCGGAGGATTGATGCTCGGAGCCATATTTATGGCAACTGACCCCGTAACTTCGCCGTTATCAGGCGCCGGAAGGTTCATCTTTGCGATCGGATGCGGGGTTTTGACTATTTTAATACGCTTAAAAGGCGGTTTTCCCGAATGTGTATGTTTTTCCATACTCATTATGAATATGTTTACGCCTCTTATAGATAGGTATACAATACCAAAACCATTCGGTGTAAAATAG
- a CDS encoding RnfABCDGE type electron transport complex subunit G — translation MKIFKSGLILLILSVVSGASLSFVYRQTEGLIKDAKAKKLYDMEKELLPDARSFKEIEDGSVVLGFNAEGRKAGVIVLSSYKGYGGMIDILAGIDEQDRVTKVKVLKHTETPGLGNRVERDDFLSQFTGKNLAAIFLKKDNPNGEIEAVTGATVSSRAIVESVKKALAKSSNYEEKIEVKEE, via the coding sequence ATGAAGATATTTAAATCAGGATTGATACTTCTAATACTCTCGGTTGTTTCAGGGGCCAGCTTATCTTTTGTCTACAGGCAGACAGAAGGACTGATCAAAGATGCAAAAGCTAAGAAATTATATGATATGGAAAAGGAGCTATTGCCAGATGCCCGGAGTTTTAAAGAAATTGAAGACGGCAGTGTTGTGCTTGGGTTTAATGCCGAAGGAAGAAAGGCCGGTGTGATAGTTTTGTCAAGTTACAAAGGGTATGGCGGTATGATAGATATCCTGGCAGGGATTGACGAGCAAGACCGGGTCACAAAGGTAAAGGTACTCAAACATACTGAAACTCCCGGGCTTGGAAACAGAGTAGAAAGAGACGATTTCCTCAGCCAGTTTACAGGGAAGAACTTGGCTGCAATTTTTCTTAAAAAAGATAATCCGAACGGGGAGATAGAAGCCGTGACAGGAGCTACTGTCTCTTCCCGCGCTATAGTAGAAAGCGTTAAAAAAGCACTTGCTAAATCGTCAAATTATGAAGAAAAGATAGAGGTGAAAGAAGAATGA
- a CDS encoding electron transport complex subunit E — MKLWLQIFLNGITKENPVLIMMIGLCPVLACSSTAIDALAMGIVTTFVLVSSNILVSALKRWTPSEVRIPAFIIIIASFVTIADYLMQGYFPDISKNLGVFVPLIAVNCIILGRAEVFAYKNSMWLSFLDGFGMGTGFTLVILLLGVIREALGAGTVFQHNLGISNPATLMILPPGAFITIGFLIIIWRAIYKKDKISGASCSHCNLLQICHPVESGKCEVIDELDKK, encoded by the coding sequence ATGAAACTCTGGCTTCAAATATTCTTAAACGGCATAACAAAGGAAAACCCTGTACTTATAATGATGATCGGGCTTTGCCCTGTACTTGCCTGCTCCTCAACCGCTATAGATGCTCTTGCTATGGGCATAGTTACTACTTTTGTACTTGTTTCATCGAACATCCTGGTTTCCGCCCTAAAGAGATGGACGCCTTCTGAGGTCAGGATACCGGCCTTTATAATAATCATTGCGAGTTTTGTGACTATAGCAGACTATCTTATGCAGGGTTATTTTCCGGACATCAGCAAAAACCTTGGCGTGTTCGTACCTTTGATAGCCGTAAACTGTATAATACTCGGCCGTGCAGAAGTTTTTGCGTACAAAAATTCCATGTGGCTTTCCTTCTTGGATGGTTTTGGCATGGGCACAGGATTTACTTTAGTGATACTCCTGTTAGGTGTTATACGCGAAGCTCTTGGAGCAGGCACGGTATTTCAACATAACCTTGGAATAAGCAATCCCGCCACTTTGATGATACTTCCTCCCGGTGCTTTTATAACCATAGGATTTCTGATAATTATCTGGAGAGCCATATATAAAAAAGATAAAATTTCCGGTGCTTCCTGTTCTCATTGTAACCTGCTGCAGATATGCCATCCTGTCGAGAGCGGGAAATGTGAAGTAATAGATGAATTGGATAAAAAATAA